In a single window of the Magnetofaba australis IT-1 genome:
- the nhaD gene encoding sodium:proton antiporter NhaD, with protein sequence MVAKSILLAILAAVALLAGSDAAWANAAAAEAGAVVNLRDTWVGPTALLLFALSYALVMAEEYTHLRKSKPVILAAGLIWAGIAWVYGAHGDHSSSEQAVRHNILEFAELFLFLLVAMTYINAMDERNVFQWLRAWLVRSGLSFRQLFWMTGLLSFFISPIADNLTTALLMCAVVLAVGRSNPTFVGVACINIVIAANAGGAFSPFGDITTLMVWQKGIVHFGTFFHLFIPSLINWLLPAIIMSFSAPNEKPPPCNDEVLIKRGGVVIIMLFLLTIITAVSFHNFLHLPPMLGMTTGLAFLKFFAYYLKKTAHRKMGDPHAEAGDVAFDIFKKVEKAEWDTLLFFFGVILCVGGLGTIGYLETVSSVMYLDWGPTSANVTVGVLSAIVDNIPVMFAVLTMHPEMDLWQWLLVTLTAGVGGSLLSIGSAAGVALMGQARGMYTFFGHLKWTPVIALGYVVSIVAHRLINSDLIGQATHYVN encoded by the coding sequence ATGGTTGCCAAGAGCATTCTACTGGCCATCTTGGCCGCAGTGGCGCTGCTGGCGGGGAGCGATGCCGCCTGGGCCAACGCCGCCGCCGCCGAGGCGGGCGCTGTGGTCAATCTGCGCGACACCTGGGTCGGTCCCACCGCGCTGTTGCTGTTCGCCCTCTCCTATGCGCTGGTCATGGCCGAAGAGTACACCCATCTGCGCAAATCCAAGCCGGTGATCCTGGCGGCGGGCCTGATCTGGGCGGGCATCGCCTGGGTCTACGGCGCCCACGGCGACCACTCCTCCTCCGAACAGGCGGTGCGTCACAACATCCTCGAATTCGCCGAACTGTTCCTGTTCCTGCTGGTGGCGATGACCTACATCAACGCCATGGACGAGCGCAACGTGTTCCAGTGGCTGCGCGCCTGGCTGGTGCGTTCGGGGTTGAGCTTCCGGCAACTGTTCTGGATGACCGGCCTGCTGTCGTTCTTCATCTCCCCCATCGCCGACAACCTCACCACCGCCCTGCTGATGTGCGCGGTGGTGTTGGCGGTGGGCCGCAGCAACCCCACCTTCGTGGGCGTGGCCTGCATCAATATCGTCATCGCCGCCAACGCCGGCGGCGCCTTCAGCCCGTTTGGCGACATCACCACCCTGATGGTGTGGCAGAAGGGCATTGTCCACTTCGGCACCTTCTTCCACCTGTTCATCCCGTCGCTGATCAACTGGCTGCTGCCCGCCATCATCATGAGCTTCTCGGCGCCCAACGAAAAGCCGCCCCCGTGCAACGACGAAGTGCTGATCAAGCGCGGCGGCGTGGTCATCATCATGCTGTTCCTGCTCACCATCATCACCGCAGTGAGCTTCCATAACTTCCTGCATCTGCCGCCGATGCTGGGCATGACCACGGGTCTGGCGTTCCTCAAATTCTTCGCTTACTATCTGAAGAAAACCGCCCATCGCAAAATGGGCGATCCCCACGCTGAAGCGGGCGATGTGGCGTTCGACATCTTCAAGAAGGTGGAGAAGGCCGAGTGGGATACGCTGCTGTTCTTCTTCGGCGTGATCCTCTGTGTGGGCGGTTTGGGCACGATTGGTTATCTGGAGACGGTCTCCTCGGTGATGTATCTGGATTGGGGCCCCACCTCGGCCAATGTCACCGTGGGCGTTCTCTCGGCCATCGTGGATAACATTCCGGTGATGTTTGCGGTGCTGACCATGCACCCGGAGATGGATCTGTGGCAGTGGCTGCTGGTGACCCTCACCGCAGGCGTGGGCGGCAGTCTGCTCTCCATCGGTTCGGCGGCGGGCGTGGCCCTGATGGGTCAGGCGCGCGGCATGTACACCTTCTTTGGACACTTGAAATGGACCCCGGTGATCGCTCTGGGGTATGTTGTGAGCATCGTGGCGCACCGCTTGATCAATAGCGACCTCATCGGCCAAGCCACACATTACGTCAACTAA